From Bradysia coprophila strain Holo2 chromosome IV unlocalized genomic scaffold, BU_Bcop_v1 contig_5, whole genome shotgun sequence, one genomic window encodes:
- the LOC119071692 gene encoding uncharacterized protein LOC119071692, with amino-acid sequence MSDRNVNRATKRKRSAEDKVELSSVGQSSSPNNNPKNVKKTKNNNESTVENNGGNEQSTETFDFLKEALKKLHELENEIAAIEEGTEDEAASIDYEKFEENAIAFEAEAIGFAVCARETLNYLASQGLTSDSPLVKSLRERLVGKCKQLNGCEI; translated from the coding sequence ATGTCGGATAGAAATGTTAATCGTGCAACTAAACGAAAACGTAGTGCAGAAGATAAAGTGGAGTTGAGTTCTGTCGGTCAGTCGTCCAGTCCAAATAATAAtccgaaaaatgtgaaaaaaacgaaaaacaataaCGAAAGTACTGTGGAAAATAATGGTGGTAATGAACAGTCGACGGAAACGTTTGATTTCCTAAAGGAAGCACTCAAGAAATTGCATGAActcgaaaacgaaattgcAGCAATTGAAGAGGGAACCGAAGACGAGGCAGCATCGATTGATTATGAAAAATTCGAGGAAAATGCTATAGCATTTGAGGCTGAGGCCATTGGATTTGCAGTCTGTGCTCGAGAAACGTTGAACTATTTGGCATCGCAAGGACTAACTTCGGATAGCCCATTGGTGAAATCATTGCGTGAACGTTTAGTCGGAAAGTGTAAGCAGTTGAACGGatgtgaaatataa